The Macrobrachium rosenbergii isolate ZJJX-2024 chromosome 29, ASM4041242v1, whole genome shotgun sequence genome contains the following window.
atctatttaGGGTGGGAACACAAAAAGACaatctgttttgttttacctcaggcttcaacactatagccttctatttgcagcatgtcaggagcggtcactagaagtagaattcagatgaaaagcaatgatacctcatttctcTCAATTATTTGAGGTGTAAAGGTCtatgccattgttttatttcagttaatgaaaccagttgctatttttttttttttttaatatcatatagcaccctaaacagcgctcgtatactcactgcaaataaaagttaatgtaggagtcaagattttgagggcaagctattatttgcCTATTTAATATCATCAAATGaacacaatttatatattaatatgcatggaaaggaaaatatattaaaatcagtttgaatgaggaacttattgttataatcattgtgttttaataaacatgttttagatgtacaaataaaatgccTAACACCAcagataatttatttacaaagtgtcTTCAACGTCACTCTTGTTGAAGAGGtgatcatccccgtcctcatcgtcgccaGTGGtatcaatgatgactggttccacacTCTCATGGATATCGTCCGTGATTCTCTAACatctcctgcccacacttctggggtggccaagtaaccattacccactatagaaataagtacctattcacgctatagtaaatcttgccacaggtcttcttgcttgtatacaaagtggcaagccatagCACAAATACGGTCTTGCAATCActgggacaattccatatcctgctggccattattgAATTTGTCAAAGCCTTGACTGTGTAAGCTTATCCAATACGCTGCCTATTGGTGAAGTAGGTGATGGGTGGAGCCTTATGATGTCACTTTACGTTTATGTCACGGATTGTTTtagaatccttgtctgtgattttctcagttccagcattggcgacttcattttactctataaatattgaaactatcgaacttaggtactaaataatacttgcaaataTTAGGTAGAGTTATAAagtatacacttgccaactttcacctttatccgatgctttgataaaaagttgttgctgaaaaactgTGTTTCACCAGCTCTGAACCCCTTAGTAGGACAGTATTAGTAAGCATAGATATTTTGATAGTTCACATTTAttcatgttaataatttttttatactttgaagatttcttgtatattatttatctttaatttcaggCAAATGAAGAGGTTTCCAAAAGGCAAAAAGAAACTTGAGTATTCTTTGAACAGCATTAATGAGGAAAAGGCAGAAAGACCTGATGTATATAAAAGAGTAGCTGTTGACATGTGTAACGGACCCTCAGAAGTAGGTGGTAAGAGCTTATGTTCCTCTCATCCAAATGTGGGGTCACAGCATCTGTAtttagaaagtgaaaatataagcTCTGGATGCCAAGATTTACCAGGTTCGCAGAACAACAATTCACACTCATTCTCGTCTTCAGAAAGTGACATATTTAGACCAGTAGGTTCTAGGATTACAATGTCATTGGATGCACGACCAAGTCTAGTTTCCTTGGGAAAAATCTCGGCAGGGTTTAAGGGTAACCAGAGTGAAATTTCAAGCACCCCAGGTATTGTTGGATCTaatatgtcttttaatttgttaCCAGTTGAAAGCGAAAGACAGGTCTCAAAAAAAGTAGCATCATcagaaaatgtaatttcaaatgAAGGGAGTGAGAGCCCTCAGTTGCCTatcaatttttcactttttggtaGAAATCAGAAATCTACTAGTTCTGCTTCTGAGGAGCAATCACAGAAACCTCTAGGACTTAGAATCAATTCAAATgggttattttcttatttagaagAATCTCCAATTTTGTCAACCAGTTGCAAACCTGTGCAGGCCTTGAAGACTTTGCAGCCTAATTTTCATGTGAGATATAAACTTAATCAAATGCAGTCACCAGTTATACCTCCTCATGAAGATGGATGGAAAGCAGATGAAAACATGGATAAGTGGAAAGTTGCAGGCATTAATATGTCAAGCCTAGACCCCGATGCCATGAGACATAATAAGGGTGAGTGGAGTTCAGAATTTGAGACATCAGATTCTCCATCAGAATTCTCTTCAGAATATTCAAGTGCCTTTGGACTGGATGGTCAGTATCCTTGTAGCAATTCACATCAAGCCATAACAACTGAGAGCACCCCTAAGAGAGTGAATGTATTGGAGTTCCAGTTACCAAAAGATGAAACTGAGGAGGAATTGTTTTTAACACCCACACAAAAGAGAGATAAGGTCATACCATTGGAAGGGGATTCTTTCATTACCCCTGTTGGAAGGGATATGCTGTTTTACCCAAGGGAAGCACCGCAGAAGTCCCAAAagtttatttctttgaattttgtacCAAAGTGTCGACGCAGTCTTGTCAGGTAAAGTATCTTTAATCAGTTCTATTACAGATTTTATGctccttagggggttagtgccgtcagtgcagtgtaggcattacttaaggttctttgcagagtcccttcagcccctagctgcaacctgttttattccttttactgtacctctgttcatattctctttcttccatcttactttccaccctctcataacaattgattcatagtgcaacagtggggttttcctcttgctacatctttcaaacctttttactgtcaatttctgtttcagcattgaatgaccacaaaggtcccagcacttgcctgtggcctaaattttatatcctattctattatattttacagattttatgacccccaaaaatcaaaaaaggttttcatacaaacccacaaATGCTCCGAGGTTCATAGTCTGTTGCCTTTTAGATAGGAAACGTTAGTTTTACTTTGCATGCACCGTGTGAATCCACGGATATGTCTCTAACCCTTGTCGTGTTAACCTTGGGGCATTGCCATTTATTTGGCAAGGAGGAGGGCACTCACTATGATTATTGTGAATCATTGTTTTAGGCGAGACCCAAAAGCTGAATacctgcatattttcatatatctgtaGGTTCCATTAGAGCACTTCTAGATGAAATGAATGGGGAACCAAGACTTCGGTATCTCTAAAATTGCTGAGACCTCATATGATGAATGGTGTTCCTTTATATAGAATATGACTCCACTTTTGACCTAGAGATTGAAGACTCCAAAGCAGACACATAAGCAGCATACCTCTTGACTATCTCAACTTGCATGTCATCATCCTGTAGCAAAATCACTAGTCGTGTGACTACTTGTGACATTTCATAGTTGAGGACAGTTGAGCACTCCTGGCTGTGGTGCTGCAGAAAATCCTTGTTAGGAGAAAATCGCCTACCGTCGCTGAAAATCTGGATGACATCGTAAGGCAAGCATTGTAAAATCGGAATGCTGTTAACTGACGCCGCTGATAGGCAGGGACTgcctatattcaatttaaaatttccatttaccAATTTATTGTAAGTGGTAGATCTGCAAAACGAATAGTGCTTAAAAATACGTTTACTGTAATACATTACAGTGAAACTTTGCTTTAACATTACAGTGAAACTTCGCTTTAATGGGCTACAGTAATAGCGGGAGAAGGTTGTCTGTTAAAGCCGATTATCCGTTAaagtaaagcatttttttttttttttgccttaagtgatgtttatcagtaGGCTAGCCTCGGCCTAGGTGCGATAACCAcagacatacatgaaaagattcaaatGAAATAAACGGATAATAAAGGTAACAAAACCCTTTTTACCTTGTATATTATTGGTTTAAATATCTTTATAATAAGTAGCctattcgaggaataattccatgtcaatgaaatcaacttttatctatgcgaggccagctgacaaaatgtaaacatagaGTTATGGTTGCACTTACGGCAACGTTCATCTttcggtaacctttcagaaattttaatggtagtgtaatcacagtaataataacatttatggTAACATAAtatccatttttcattaaaaattcattatcattttgggaAATAACTGTTAAGAACAATTCAATCATATGAACgataattatgtacaataatCTAGTGTTTTGTATCTTTAGCCTGCTGAATTTAGATTACACAttcataatttaacattttccaGAAAATTCATGAGTATGTCCCCACAGTGCAGTGCATATCTCCAGACCCCACCAGAAACACCAGAAGAGTAAgtgtttatttctgaaatattgtattgttgaaaaaaacttgtttgtttatattttcatagctGTGTTTGAAATGACTGAGTATGAtaagtgtttgtttatattttcatagctGTGTTTGAAATGACTGAGTATGATAAGTTTAATGTATTACATCCTTTAATTAGGAATCATAAAACTGGTTTAAAAAAAGCTTGGTCCTGCAAGTGGTCAACATTTCTGGTGGGTCCACCCAAGTTAAAGAGGCATTTTGATGTTATGTAATGTGATCAGTGCAGTCATTTACTAGTGGCGGGAAAGATGGTCTTAATGCTTTCTtgttcacaaagaaaaaatagaaaatccaaAGATTTAGACAAAGCATTAGTCTTCCTAATGCTTAAATTATGCAGTTTGAGCTCAAAAACAATTAAACTTGTACAGTactttaataattgatttttatttttactgatctttctgtatttcctattatcttctgtaatttctttcacttGAACACCATATTtgttggaagcttaaatttcaagtctgTGTACCTGTAGGCTTGTTtgatatgaatatggttcattttctaaataataataataataataggttggTATTTTGTTACATGTGAAAACTTGTTAGGAGGAAGTTTGGGACACTGCACCTGCAGCTCTGACTTCAGGTATCCTGGAATGCACTTGTGGTGCTTTTCATGTATTGCTCTTATTGGTACTGTAATCACATTTCTCCTGTTTGGTATTAAACTAAGTAAATACAGGCCCTAatattgcagtacactccctgagcacctgaattcgcccttaatcccactagcccaaacaactctccattaccaatcccactagtgggaattttaacagccagtgttaccaacgctgtaggtaaaatcttgtcactgagctaccataacaaacagttggtagcactgacacaggtgtgtgccgaAACGCCCACTTTCTTCAGTTGCATTTTGTTTGCACTGCTGAACGGTTGTTCCCTTCAGCAGGGCGAGGTTTAACCCTATTGCCTgacttctcttttgtattttggaTTACTAGATTGTATTTACTGGTTTTCTCCTGGATTTATGACCTGCTTGGTTGCTGAGCCTTTTATGGATATTTTCGTTGTGGAACGTCTTTGGATTTGGAATCACT
Protein-coding sequences here:
- the LOC136854586 gene encoding uncharacterized protein encodes the protein MSAGTNNNYNTSRICGVRRRRMKYHEASKENKPVLTGIRSACTKTKISESGVKGHKISHGGWKNAKVIKKLQSILPCSSVNSSCSYEKITEESFKSVVHHEALTAGLLASISREANISHDRASTFSLNHVRESCAEVFQQLQKLPECMDSPDIFEACMTDAGEDCCSNLACKAYSQATLHQNGSDSWDEKAISDFCIRDQSLSISHTAEAGAKHSEVCHQSSLIQEPFRDLITPKKNKTDGERKCLEHDQISRPRKVPAKSQMSTHTGSPVKLLECTPSSRRQMKRFPKGKKKLEYSLNSINEEKAERPDVYKRVAVDMCNGPSEVGGKSLCSSHPNVGSQHLYLESENISSGCQDLPGSQNNNSHSFSSSESDIFRPVGSRITMSLDARPSLVSLGKISAGFKGNQSEISSTPGIVGSNMSFNLLPVESERQVSKKVASSENVISNEGSESPQLPINFSLFGRNQKSTSSASEEQSQKPLGLRINSNGLFSYLEESPILSTSCKPVQALKTLQPNFHVRYKLNQMQSPVIPPHEDGWKADENMDKWKVAGINMSSLDPDAMRHNKGEWSSEFETSDSPSEFSSEYSSAFGLDGQYPCSNSHQAITTESTPKRVNVLEFQLPKDETEEELFLTPTQKRDKVIPLEGDSFITPVGRDMLFYPREAPQKSQKFISLNFVPKCRRSLVRKFMSMSPQCSAYLQTPPETPEEDDYILLKMESDED